DNA from Eucalyptus grandis isolate ANBG69807.140 chromosome 5, ASM1654582v1, whole genome shotgun sequence:
CCGGTTGGCGTGATCAAGAAGGGGGTTACGCAGGAAAAGCTCATGGCGGCCATGAAGAGTCATAGCGAGGctgagaggaggaggagagagaggatcaactCTCATCTCAACACTCTCCGTGGACTCGTCCCCTGCACCGATAAGGTACTCTTCGTTCCCGATTTGCCCTTTTCgcaacaaagaaagaagttaCTCATAGATGTTATCATTTACTGATAAGCAAGTTAGTTTCTTGTCTTCGTCTCGGTTTATGAATTTTGCTGTGAGGGCCAGAGTGGAGACTGGTGGATTGGTTTCAATTGAGTGCTGCATGTTATAAGTTTGTCAATTGGATTACTATTTGGTGTTTCCATGGCAATTTAGCCACTGATTTTTGATTTCGCCATTTGTGCTATACGACTCAAGCATTTGGTAATTGGTGATGCCAAGCAGTGAGAAACTGATATCAACTGATAATACTCACCAGttaaaaaaagataattcaATAGTTAACTGTCTTTGGATTCAATTAGTAGATTGTTTTCATGTAATCACAGCGTCTGCGGGGCTTTTGAGATTTCCTCAATGGACAGAGGGAATATATTTGATTGGTCCTATTATTTTTACACAGCATGGAGTAGAGGAATTTTCAACCTAATCAGTAGGATGATGGTGAACTTGAGAACAAGGGAATCTCATTGTTGACTGCTGGGTTAGATTGCAATAAGTATGTCCAGGAGCAATGCACAGCACTCTGAAATCTTCTGCCTAATGCCCTAGATTCTGCCTAATGCCCTAGATGCCTTGAGGAGCTGAAACTTCccgaaatttggttttcaattttgTAGGTCACCTAATTTTTTGCTACAGTTGTTCATAGATCCTGCAAAAAGCACAAGAGGAAAATTTTGCTTTGCTTATAAAGCTTAGATGAAGGTTTGTTTATTGTCTGGTGTATTGTAGTTAGTTTAATGCAAATCGCCGTCTTTTTTCTGCATAACTTGCCAACAGTGGAGAGTTAGGTTAGGTCTGACTTGGCTATCGCTGGTGTCAACTGGGAGGTATTTTATCATTAAGCCCTCTGTGTTGCAACTGCAGCTGGCCATTACACGTATTTAATGGAACTTGACACGGTGCATGATTCACGCAATTCATCTATACAATTGGCGGGATAGTTTAACCGTCGGTGGAGTGAAGTAGACGTCATAGCCTAGTTTGCTCGTTTTCAAATCCTTATCAGGTTCATCTGTATCATGGAGTGAATAGGACAAAAATTAGGCTGCTCCTGATAAAAACAGGCAGAGCACaagatttaagaaaataaatgcatgaCTGGCGATGTCTGTCTGCATATGAACCTTTCTTATTCAGAGACGAACTGGAACAAAATGTCTGAGGTGGATCGGAAGCTGTTCTGCCTAATTCCTGTAGTGGGTTGCAAGTCAAATATTTATTAAGAAATCGAAGCTCTAACTTCTTGGCAGGTTCGAAGTCTATTTAAGTGGAGAGTCATGTGTTTGTTTATTAAGAAGTGGCCCTATAAAGACATTTGCAAAGCTTGAACTGATTTTATATTTGGCTGTCGGCTTCTGATGTCGGTTGAAGGCCATTTCTATTTGTAGATTAATCAATAATTAGTGGGGGCAATGAGTGGGGGCACCAGGCCAACTGTGGCATGGATCACGTCATGGAGTTTACCTTTCCTGGAGTATTATTGCGAATCGTATACGTGAATTCATCCATTGAATAGCAAACTTCCTTTATTTAGTCATTAAATAAAAGATACCAATGGCTATGTGGAAGATTCATTGTTAGACTTCCAGCCTTCAACTATATTTTATGTCCTTCGACGACTATATATTTTCTGTGGGCTCGATCTAACCCGTTCTTTAATACTTCCATCATTACTTTCTGATCTTGTAAGACTAAAATGTACAATTGTGTGAAACATATAATTTATTTGATCGTATGATTGCTTTGGATCCCGACTTTGAGTTGCCATGGCAATATATAGATTCTGCGTATTTAGAGCAGTCGGCTCTCCTCGAAATTTGTATTCTATAGATATGCAGATGCTTTGGTGGTTGACTAAACTATTTCGGGGAAAGAAACTGCAGAAAGTCAACGGATTTGAACTAGTCCTACTATTCTCGTGTCATAATTTTCATTACTGAGGCTGCTAGGGACATCTAGATTTGACTGGATAATCGCTGTGAACTTTGCCAATCTCAATTTCTCTATGCTCACCGAACTTAAATCCTGTTCTTAATAGATGGACAAAGCTACGCTACTCGCTGAGGTCGTGAGCCAAGTGAAAGAACTGAAGAAGAAGGCCATCGAAGCGAGTAAAGGCCTCCTTGTGCCGATGGATGCTGATGAGATAACGGTCGAACCGTGTGGCGACGGAGCAAGAGACGACGAGTTTTCCTTCAGGGCATCCATCTGTTGCGAATACCGACCTGAGCTGCTGTCCGAGATGCGGCGAGCTCTCGAGGTTCTTCCCCTGAAGATAGTGAAGACCGAGATCTCGACACTTGAAGGCCGGGTGAAGAACGCGTTTGTCTTCAGTAGCTCTGCAGAAGAGCGCAAAAATTTCGATTCCGAGGCACGCCAAAGTTTAATGAGCTCCGTTCACCAGGCTCTTAATTCTCTTCGCGACAAAAGTCCCGACTTGCCCGAGTACTCCCCGAGGACGACAATCACGAGCAAGAGGCGTCGACTCACGTCCTTTGATTCGTCGAGTTCTTCGTCCCGAGAGACGAGGTCTTATTGTTAGACACTGTaaataagttcttttcttttcatcctaAAGTGATAATTGTAAATCAATGAGATGGATAGGAAACCGGTCAAAGACTCGTGCCTGCGGTGGTCGGCCGGCTGACGTTGCAGCTTGCTACCGGCAATTTAATCTCTGCGGTGGCAACAGTTGTAGTGCTGTACTCTTAGATGTGCAATATTCTTAAGACATGGACATGTCTTTTATTTTGGACTGTTCGTGGTTATGGTGCTATACAGTGTTGTAATTTTTCAGCTAAATTTGTGATAAGTTAATAGCACGGCTTGTCTCCTTTCCAAGCAAAGCAAATTTTAAATGCAATCTCTTCTGTTCTTCACTAATAATAAGATAGAAATATAGAAGTTGTTTCACAAATATAATACATGATGAAATTTAGCCTCTCGTCACGGTCCAACTTGTTTAATTGTCTACTCGGTATCTGCTATGTCGAAAACTATTGGGAAACTTTGAATATGAAAAGACGATTGCATTTAAGCACTGCTGTACAATAGCCTGTATGACAAAGGATCATCTAAAGAGTTTACAAGTTATCAAGTATTGAATGCGAGGTTGCAGGAAGGTTGCTTTCTCATGCAATTTGATGAGGATTTCACTCCCCAATCAAAGTCTCGTGATATATGTTGGAAGGGTCCTATGTGTCCAGTTTGAATAAATCAGGTTTCACGCAATTTGAAGGGTTTTTAGAGAAAGTTATTACAAAAGTACTGAAGTTCAAGAATAATTCTCGTAGATTCCGTTTGTTTTACAAAGAGTGTTATATTTGGATGaaacttggaaaagaaaaggaatgtaCTCCTAAGAACCAGACCTAGGCGGAAGATGTGGGTTCAAGCCCCGTTAGTCTCAACGAAACCTTAGTGGACCTTGACCTAAGCACAAGCACTTGGACCTCAAGCACGTCGTCAAGTATTGGGGCGTTCCACGCACGATTGTGAGTGATCGCGACCCTCGGTTCACCGGACAGTTTTGGACCGAGCTCTTCAAATTGCTAGGGACGAGTCTCAACCTTTCCACCAGCATGCATCCACAGACCGACGGTCAGACTGAGCAGGTGAATGGATTGCTGGAACTCTACC
Protein-coding regions in this window:
- the LOC104445001 gene encoding transcription factor bHLH106, translated to MALYAPNSSFPIGSDFFNMFDTFQRDFGGINGVPRGGSLVLDSDKSELVKAPVGVIKKGVTQEKLMAAMKSHSEAERRRRERINSHLNTLRGLVPCTDKMDKATLLAEVVSQVKELKKKAIEASKGLLVPMDADEITVEPCGDGARDDEFSFRASICCEYRPELLSEMRRALEVLPLKIVKTEISTLEGRVKNAFVFSSSAEERKNFDSEARQSLMSSVHQALNSLRDKSPDLPEYSPRTTITSKRRRLTSFDSSSSSSRETRSYC